From Desulfuromonadales bacterium, the proteins below share one genomic window:
- a CDS encoding helix-turn-helix domain-containing protein: GQIALTELETRMLRLFFQREGEVLSRTELLESVWGMAPDTETRTLDNFIVRLRKYFETDPARPVHFLTVRGRGYKFVRETNEKA; encoded by the coding sequence AGGGGCAAATCGCTCTGACCGAGCTGGAAACCCGGATGCTGCGCCTTTTCTTTCAGAGGGAGGGGGAAGTTCTCTCCCGCACCGAGCTGCTCGAATCGGTCTGGGGGATGGCACCGGACACCGAGACCCGCACGCTCGACAATTTCATCGTCCGCCTGCGCAAATACTTCGAGACCGACCCGGCCCGGCCGGTCCATTTTCTGACGGTGCGCGGGCGTGGATACAAATTCGTGCGGGAAACGAACGAAAAAGCGTAG